One genomic region from Cellulomonas hominis encodes:
- a CDS encoding DUF305 domain-containing protein encodes MTSPDAPDAPGTAPAAGRGHGRAVLAVVVVAALALGALAGALLARQPTLTAAAEGSVDAGFARDMQAHHAQAVELAVLVRDRSTDEEVRTVALDILLTQQNQIGQMAGWLSTWGLPAAASDAPMAWMAGEEHAHTAGAADPDAPAGYAAMPGWVSREDLARLTAADGAEADRLFLELMIPHHEGGVAMAGYAVEHARRPQVVALARNIVTSQERELIALHAMLDARGGPLPAP; translated from the coding sequence GTGACCTCGCCCGACGCGCCCGACGCGCCCGGCACCGCCCCCGCGGCGGGCCGGGGGCACGGGCGCGCGGTGCTCGCGGTCGTCGTCGTGGCCGCGCTGGCCCTCGGCGCCCTGGCCGGCGCGCTGCTCGCCCGGCAGCCGACGCTCACCGCCGCCGCCGAGGGCTCGGTGGACGCGGGGTTCGCCCGGGACATGCAGGCGCACCACGCGCAGGCCGTCGAGCTCGCGGTGCTGGTCCGGGACCGCAGCACCGACGAGGAGGTGCGGACCGTCGCCCTGGACATCCTGCTCACCCAGCAGAACCAGATCGGCCAGATGGCGGGCTGGCTGTCCACGTGGGGGCTGCCGGCCGCCGCATCGGACGCGCCGATGGCGTGGATGGCCGGCGAGGAGCACGCCCACACCGCCGGCGCCGCGGACCCCGACGCCCCCGCCGGCTACGCCGCGATGCCCGGGTGGGTGTCCCGGGAGGACCTCGCGCGGCTCACCGCCGCCGACGGCGCCGAGGCCGACCGGCTGTTCCTCGAGCTGATGATCCCGCACCACGAGGGCGGCGTGGCGATGGCCGGGTACGCCGTCGAGCACGCCCGCCGGCCCCAGGTCGTCGCCCTGGCCCGGAACATCGTGACGTCGCAGGAGCGCGAGCTGATTGCGCTGCACGCGATGCTCGACGCGCGCGGCGGTCCGCTGCCCGCGCCCTGA